The Deltaproteobacteria bacterium DNA segment AGGCCACGAACTGCGCCATCCCCTGCTCCGCCAGCACCTTGGTGATCGCCGCCGTCAGTGTCGTCTTGCCGTGATCGATGTGTCCGATCGTCCCCACGTTCACGTGCGGCTTCTTGCGCTCAAATTTCTGCTTCGCCATGATCCACCTCCGTTAGCAGCGGCTCCCTCTTTCAAGCCCCCACGGCCCGCGCGGTGATCTCCTCCGAGATCATTTGCGGTACCGCTTCGTAGTGCGACGGTTGCATGGTGTAGGTCGCACGCCCTTGAGTCATCGACCGCAAGTCCGTGGCGTAGCCGAACATTTCCTTCAGTGGCACTTGGGCCGCCACCACTTGGGCACCGCCGCGCGGCTCCATCCCGCTGACGCGGCCGCGGCGGCCGTTGATATCACCAACCACGGGGCCAAGGAACTCCTCCGGCACCACCACCTCCACCGACATGATGGGCTCAAGCAGCACCGGTTTCGCCCGAGTCACGGCTTCCTTGAAGCACATCGAGGCGGCGACCCGAAAGGCCAATTCGCTGGAGTCGACCTCGTGATACGAGCCATCGAGCAGCGAAACCTTCACGTCCACGATGGGATAGCCGGCGAGGATGCCGCCTTCCAAAGCGTCACGGACCCCTTTCTCCACCGCCGGGATATACTCGCGCGGCACGGTACCGCCCTTGACGGCGTCGACGAACTCGAAGCCACCACCGGCCGGTTGGGGCTCGATCCGCAGCATCACGTGGCCGTACTGGCCGCGCCCGCCGGTCTGGCGCACATGTTTGTACTCGCGCTCGACAACCTTGCGGACGGTTTCCTTGTACGCCACCTGCGGCTTGCCGACGCTAGCGTCGACCTTGAACTCGCGCAGCAAGCGATCGACGATGATTTCCAGGTGCAGCTCGCCCATGCCGGCAATGATCGTTTGTCCGGTTTCCTTGTCGGTGCCGACGCGGAAAGAAGGGTCTTCCGTTGCCAGGCGCTGGAGGGAGACGCCCAGGCGTTCCTGGTCGGCCTTGGTCTTCGGCTCGATGGCGATGTGGATAACCGGGTCGGGAAATTCGATCGACTCGAGCACCACCGGGTGCTGATCATCCGACAAGGTGTCGCCGGTGGTCGTGTCACGCAAGCCGACCGCGGCCGCGATGTCACCGGCGTAGACCTCTTTGATCTCCTCGCGCTTGTTGGCGTGCATTTTCAGCAGCCGGCCGACGCGCTCCTTCTTGCCTTTGCTGGCATTGAAGACGTAGGAGCCGGAGTTCATCACGCCCGAGTAGACGCGAAAGAACGTCAGGCTGCCGACGAAGGGATCGCTCATGATCTTGAACGCGAGCGCGGCGAAGGGCTTGCTGTCGCTCGCCGGGCGCTCTTCGATGGCGCCGGTATCGGGGTTCACACCTTGAACGGCGGCGATATCCATGGGCGAGGGCAGGTAGTCAACGACGTCGTCGAGCAGGGGCTGGACACCCTTGTTCTTGAAGGCCGAGCCGCAGGCCACGGGAATGATCTTGATCGCCAGTGTCGCCGCGCGGATGCCTTTGCGCAGCTCGCTCTCGGAGATTTCTTTGCCTTCGAGGAATTTCTCCAGCAGCACCTCGTCACAGTCGGCAACCGCCTCGAGCAGTCCTTCGCGGTATTCCTCCGCCTGCGCGCGCAACTCAGCGGGGATCTCGTCGGTT contains these protein-coding regions:
- the tuf gene encoding elongation factor Tu (EF-Tu; promotes GTP-dependent binding of aminoacyl-tRNA to the A-site of ribosomes during protein biosynthesis; when the tRNA anticodon matches the mRNA codon, GTP hydrolysis results; the inactive EF-Tu-GDP leaves the ribosome and release of GDP is promoted by elongation factor Ts; many prokaryotes have two copies of the gene encoding EF-Tu) — translated: MAKQKFERKKPHVNVGTIGHIDHGKTTLTAAITKVLAEQGMAQFVA
- the fusA gene encoding elongation factor G, whose amino-acid sequence is MPRQTPLERTRNIGIMAHIDAGKTTTTERILYYTGINYKIGEVHEGTATMDWMVQEQERGITITSAATTCFWRDHRVNIIDTPGHVDFTIEVERSLRVLDGAVAVFCSVGGVEPQSETVWRQADKYRVPRIAFINKMDRVGADFFRGVTMIRERLKANAVPIQLPIGQEEHFRGIIDLVSMKAILWDDDSLGARYRTDEIPAELRAQAEEYREGLLEAVADCDEVLLEKFLEGKEISESELRKGIRAATLAIKIIPVACGSAFKNKGVQPLLDDVVDYLPSPMDIAAVQGVNPDTGAIEERPASDSKPFAALAFKIMSDPFVGSLTFFRVYSGVMNSGSYVFNASKGKKERVGRLLKMHANKREEIKEVYAGDIAAAVGLRDTTTGDTLSDDQHPVVLESIEFPDPVIHIAIEPKTKADQERLGVSLQRLATEDPSFRVGTDKETGQTIIAGMGELHLEIIVDRLLREFKVDASVGKPQVAYKETVRKVVEREYKHVRQTGGRGQYGHVMLRIEPQPAGGGFEFVDAVKGGTVPREYIPAVEKGVRDALEGGILAGYPIVDVKVSLLDGSYHEVDSSELAFRVAASMCFKEAVTRAKPVLLEPIMSVEVVVPEEFLGPVVGDINGRRGRVSGMEPRGGAQVVAAQVPLKEMFGYATDLRSMTQGRATYTMQPSHYEAVPQMISEEITARAVGA